Proteins encoded in a region of the Mercenaria mercenaria strain notata chromosome 1, MADL_Memer_1, whole genome shotgun sequence genome:
- the LOC128557813 gene encoding toll-like receptor 3 isoform X1 codes for MNVVKRSFLTTFFLFINCHCSVINIAGTKPWSGCTQATKTDLNCRFIPKDIPDGIKRVYLQQEETGRPLPKVVTKGMFTAKNWNEIEYLEFKYEHNPLKKIDSNGLSNLLNLRELHVHADFLDELHSDAFVGLGKLQVLDLSTCPSLSTGNLMQALNGSDKLPNMQKLSIVWMNSYYGGIEIGPEMYEILRTKQLKSLDISNCDIAFLDLQGIQKLTKLQRVIATSIKLARYNNINYTDTTLNLKLLNLSYATVPDNIIGTLSYLRSQSDLEFTIQVDHLKPISNLETVDLSNIVKHDIPFQIRNGTLIVKTSLNWSINHINLHSNNFQYLDLKIVLSGCSHLESLDVSNNQMRFIHPDIIKQCKKLKHLDLSHNSLNQMANYNNSYFKNLTSSYFNMTSINLSNNKLESIPEDFFLSNKFLEIIELSNNLLNQAEFHMEHMLNLKRLDLSNNGISVLSTNSIQRLQAMVDSRTNKSTLQNLLDLRNNPFSCERCETINSVKWILETNLVDVQEQHLLCRNENGKSVPISKVVLTELEKMCERPSRITRTVFLSTFLPLVTIVFIFITIFLIKKYKHQQKYDKVMKDKVRLIQKNKADTRYLVFVSYSSADEMFVQKFVYPELTRHLKQRTKTDRELVCIGDKHFRLGKMISDEMVHCLRQSAVMLILVSKNYCHSVYCRNEFDQAKLLEKPIILMFKEEVEQCEMPDMMKEVFTRYSRVLWECKDGKPVLKTTWENVCTSILELMG; via the coding sequence ATGAATGTTGTAAAAAGAAGTTTTCTGACAACATTTTTTCTGTTCATTAACTGTCACTGTTCTGTAATCAATATTGCTGGAACTAAGCCATGGTCAGGATGTACACAAGCTACAAAGACTGACCTAAACTGCCGTTTTATACCTAAAGATATTCCAGATGGGATTAAAAGGGTCTACTTGCAACAAGAAGAGACTGGACGTCCTTTGCCAAAAGTAGTTACGAAAGGAATGTTTACAGCAAAGAACTGGAATGAGATTGAATATCTTGAATTTAAATACGAACAcaatcctttaaaaaaaattgattcaAACGGACTATCTAATTTACTGAATTTGCGAGAACTGCATGTTCACGCAGACTTTCTTGATGAACTACATTCTGATGCCTTTGTAGGTCTTGGAAAACTTCAAGTACTGGACCTGTCAACATGTCCTAGTCTTTCAACTGGTAACCTAATGCAAGCGCTTAATGGCTCCGATAAATTACCAAACATGCAGAAACTATCCATAGTATGGATGAATTCTTATTACGGAGGTATAGAAATAGGACCTGAAATGTATGAAATTCTTCGAACTAAACAACTTAAATCATTGGATATCAGTAACTGTGATATTGCATTTTTAGATTTGCAAGGAATCCAGAAACTCACAAAGCTGCAACGTGTAATTGCTACGAGTATAAAACTGGCCAGGTACAACAACATCAATTATACTGACACtacattgaatttaaaattactgAATTTGAGTTATGCAACAGTGCCAGATAATATAATTGGAACATTATCATATTTAAGAAGTCAGTCAGACCTGGAGTTCACAATACAAGTAGATCATTTAAAACCTATTTCAAATTTAGAAACTGTTGATCTGTCAAACATAGTAAAACATGACATTCCATTCCAGATACGCAATGGGACCCTTATTGTTAAGACAAGCTTAAATTGGTCAATTAACCATATAAACCTCCACAGCAACAATTTTCAATACCTGGATCTCAAGATAGTTTTGAGTGGATGCAGTCACCTGGAATCTCTAGATGTTTCGAACAATCAAATGCGATTTATTCACCCAGACATTATAAAGCAATGCAAGAAACTCAAACATCTTGACCTGTCTCATAATTCTCTAAACCAGATGGCAAATTACaacaattcatattttaaaaatcttacttCTTCCTACTTTAATATGACTTCCATTAATCTGTCAAACAATAAGCTTGAATCAATTCCTGAGGACTTCTTTCTGTCAAACAAGTTTCTGGAGATTATAGAACTATCAAATAACTTACTAAATCAGGCAGAATTTCATATGGAACATATGTTGAACCTGAAGAGACTCGACCTCTCAAATAATGGTATAAGTGTCCTCAGTACAAATAGCATACAGAGGCTtcaagctatggttgattctaggACCAACAAATCAACTTTACAAAATCTTCTGGACCTAAGAAACAACCCTTTCTCTTGTGAACGATGCGAAACTATTAATTCAGTGAAATGGATTTTGGAAACGAATCTTGTTGATGTTCAAGAACAGCATCTTTTGTGCCGCAATGAAAATGGCAAGTCAGTGCCCATCAGCAAGGTTGTCCTAACTGAACTTGAAAAAATGTGTGAACGCCCAAGTCGAATCACAAGAACAGTTTTCTTATCAACATTTTTACCGTTGGTAacaattgttttcatattcataactattttcctgataaaaaaatacaaacatcaaCAGAAATATGACAAAGTTATGAAAGATAAAGTCCGACTAATTCAGAAAAACAAAGCTGACACTCGTTATCTTGTTTTCGTTTCATATAGTAGCGCAGATGAAATGTTCGTTCAGAAGTTTGTATACCCGGAACTTACACGTCACCTTAAACAGAGAACAAAAACAGACAGAGAACTAGTCTGCATTGGCGACAAACATTTTCGACTTGGTAAAATGATCAGTGATGAAATGGTACACTGTCTTCGACAATCGGCTGTAATGCTAATTCTAGTTTCGAAGAACTATTGTCACAGTGTTTATTGCCGTAACGAATTTGATCAAGCCAAGCTGTTGGAAAAACCCATCATTCTCATGTTTAAAGAAGAAGTTGAACAATGTGAAATGCCGGATATGATGAAGGAAGTATTCACAAGGTATTCTAGAGTGCTTTGGGAGTGCAAAGATGGAAAACCTGTTCTAAAAACAACATGGGAAAATGTTTGCACTTCTATTCTTGAACTCATGGGGTAA
- the LOC128557813 gene encoding uncharacterized protein LOC128557813 isoform X2, with protein MNVVKRSFLTTFFLFINCHCSVINIAGTKPWSGCTQATKTDLNCRFIPKDIPDGIKRVYLQQEETGRPLPKVVTKGMFTAKNWNEIEYLEFKYEHNPLKKIDSNGLSNLLNLRELHVHADFLDELHSDAFVGLGKLQVLDLSTCPSLSTGNLMQALNGSDKLPNMQKLSIVWMNSYYGGIEIGPEMYEILRTKQLKSLDISNCDIAFLDLQGIQKLTKLQRVIATSIKLARYAMGPLLLRQA; from the exons ATGAATGTTGTAAAAAGAAGTTTTCTGACAACATTTTTTCTGTTCATTAACTGTCACTGTTCTGTAATCAATATTGCTGGAACTAAGCCATGGTCAGGATGTACACAAGCTACAAAGACTGACCTAAACTGCCGTTTTATACCTAAAGATATTCCAGATGGGATTAAAAGGGTCTACTTGCAACAAGAAGAGACTGGACGTCCTTTGCCAAAAGTAGTTACGAAAGGAATGTTTACAGCAAAGAACTGGAATGAGATTGAATATCTTGAATTTAAATACGAACAcaatcctttaaaaaaaattgattcaAACGGACTATCTAATTTACTGAATTTGCGAGAACTGCATGTTCACGCAGACTTTCTTGATGAACTACATTCTGATGCCTTTGTAGGTCTTGGAAAACTTCAAGTACTGGACCTGTCAACATGTCCTAGTCTTTCAACTGGTAACCTAATGCAAGCGCTTAATGGCTCCGATAAATTACCAAACATGCAGAAACTATCCATAGTATGGATGAATTCTTATTACGGAGGTATAGAAATAGGACCTGAAATGTATGAAATTCTTCGAACTAAACAACTTAAATCATTGGATATCAGTAACTGTGATATTGCATTTTTAGATTTGCAAGGAATCCAGAAACTCACAAAGCTGCAACGTGTAATTGCTACGAGTATAAAACTGGCCAG ATACGCAATGGGACCCTTATTGTTAAGACAAGCTTAA